ACGACGCCCTCGGCATCGCGGGTACGCCGCTGCGCCTCGTCGGCGTCCGCGTCGAGCACCTCGTCGCCGCCGACGCCGAGCCCGAGCAGCTCGTCATCGGCGCGCCGGACACGGGCTGGCGCGAGGCCGAGCAGGCGGTGGACCGCGCGGTACGCCGCTTCGGCACCGGCGCGGTCCGCCCCGCGACCCTCGTCGACGACGCCGACGACCCGCGCGCGGCCCAGTCCGCACCCCCCGGCGAGCTGCGCCCGGGCACCTGACCAGCGCCCCGGCGGGCGCCCGGACGGCCAGGCGCGCGTCACCGTACGGCAACGGCTCCCGGGTTCGGCTTCCCGCGCGACCCCCGCGAACGTATCCTGGCCGAGAAGGACACCCCACCCGCAGCAGGAGCGCCACCGTGCCGCTCTCCGAGCACGAGCAGCGGCTGCTCGACCAGATCGAGCGGCAGCTGTACGCCGAGGACCCGAAGTTCGCCTCCGCCGTGCGCTCGCACGACGTGAAGACGCACCTCACGCGCCGCGTGAAGCGGTTCGCCGCGCTGCTCGCCCTCGGTCTCGTCGCGCTCGTCGCCGGCGCGGTCCTCCGCAACGTCTACGTCGGCGTGGCCGGCTTCCTCGTCATGCTCGCGGCCGGTCTCGTCATCGCGCGCAGCCTCCAGCGGCTCAGCCGCGGCGAGACGCTGCCCAAGCTCAAGGACAAGCGCAAGCAGAAGGCGCGCGGCGAGAAGACCTCCCTGCGCGAGCGCGCCGAGGAGCGCTTCCGCCGCCGCTTCGACGACCCCGACCGCTAGAGCCGCCGCGGGGCCGAGCGAGACCGGGAGCTACGCCGTCCGCGTACGCCGCCGCACCAGCGACAGCAGCCTGACCCGCGTCCGCGTCCGCGCCCTGTCGACGCCGTCGCCGACCGCCCGCACCGCCGCGACGATCCGCCGCACCGACGACGCAGGGAACACCGTCGCCCGCAGCCGCGCCCACCGCGGCAGCGCCGCGATCATCGCCTTGCGCACGGTCCGTACGCCGCCGTCGAGGCCG
This portion of the Frankiaceae bacterium genome encodes:
- a CDS encoding DUF3040 domain-containing protein produces the protein MPLSEHEQRLLDQIERQLYAEDPKFASAVRSHDVKTHLTRRVKRFAALLALGLVALVAGAVLRNVYVGVAGFLVMLAAGLVIARSLQRLSRGETLPKLKDKRKQKARGEKTSLRERAEERFRRRFDDPDR